One genomic region from Augochlora pura isolate Apur16 chromosome 7, APUR_v2.2.1, whole genome shotgun sequence encodes:
- the LOC144473716 gene encoding glutaminyl-peptide cyclotransferase produces MFELFLKIVLLFIGLFAIETSATTRTFFRDEKYDHKPLTLSSSQINRLADLSNVTHLNEVLDNICVVRIVGTPEHGRVKNYIKQSMQDLDWKVETDAFEDHTPNFGKLQFENIVAKLNPNAKRYLTLACHYDSKYTRERNFIGATDSAVPCAQMINLAKVLKDHLDSVKNRNVSLMFIFFDGEEAFKEWGPKDSIYGARHLAKAWNKNYTTYENGENISELDKMDILILLDLIGAPDPTFYNYFSNTEKWYSLLVSIENKLASSRKFSSYSYGQPAQSYFQPYSMQVFIEDDHTPFLHKGTPILHMIPYPFPSFWHKPGDNRDNIDLNTIENINKILRSFVASYLHIPVVVDDFILPSVKSG; encoded by the exons ATGTTCGagttgtttttaaaaattgtcctaCTGTTCATCGGCCTGTTTGCGATCGAGACAAGCGCTACGACGCGAACGTTTTTCCGAGATGAGAAG TACGATCACAAGCCACTTACGTTATCAAGCAGTCAAATAAATAGGTTGGCGGATCTGTCAAATGTGACACATTTGAATGAGGTTTTAGACAACATATGTGTCGTGAGAATTGTCGGCACTCCAGAACACGGAAGAGTGAAAAAC tacatTAAACAGTCGATGCAAGATCTTGACTGGAAAGTAGAAACTGATGCTTTCGAAGATCACACTCCAAACTTTGGGAAATTACAATTTGAGAATATAGTTGCCAAATTAAATCCTAATGCGAAAAGGTATTTAACATTGGCTTGCCATTATGACTCAAAATAcacaagagaaagaaattttattggtGCTACAGACAGTGCAGTGCCATGTGCTCAGATGATCAATCTGGCCAAAGTTCTGAAAGATCATCTAGATTCTGTGAAGAAT aggAATGTGAGTTTAATGTTTATATTCTTCGATGGTGAAGAAGCATTCAAAGAGTGGGGCCCAAAGGATTCCATTTATGGTGCAAGACATTTAGCTAAAGCttggaacaaaaattatactacTTATGAAAATGGTGAAAACATTTCAGAATTGGACAAAATG gatatattaattcttttggaCTTAATAGGTGCTCCGGATccaacattttataattatttcagtaacACAGAAAAGTGGTATTCCTTGCTAGTGTCTATTGAAAATAAGTTGGCTAGTTCTAGAAAGTTTTCATCATATAGTTATGGACAACCTGCTCAATCGTATTTCCAACCCTATTCGATGCAGGTTTTTATCGAGGACGACCATACTCCGTTTTTACATAAAG GCACTCCAATTTTGCACATGATACCATATCCGTTTCCGTCGTTCTGGCATAAACCAGGAGACAATCGTGATAACATAGATTTAAATaccatagaaaatattaataaaatcctaAGGAGTTTCGTGGCGTCGTACTTACACATTCCTGTTGTTGTAGATGACTTTATATTGCCAAGTGTGAAAAGTGGTtaa